A genomic region of Halomonas aestuarii contains the following coding sequences:
- a CDS encoding phosphoethanolamine transferase, protein MPESTFLSRLSRATRRPRLPVLSPQALTLLACLAFTLFYNQRFWSAVMAAAPPAGLADWGQIAGYGVVMTALQLVVFLPLVNRLSVKPLLSLLVLIAAAVSYFTGHYGTYFDTHMIDNVLQTDTREAGELLTPGLALYLLVFAGLPALLIWRWPLRQRSWQRGLGMSLLWLAGGVGVLAVSLLLSFQSLSSLMRNHHEMRFLVTPGNALVSTGQVMAASGPLPEERLPIGEDAHRQASATGTPRLLVMVVGETVRAADWGLSGYSRQTTPRLASRDVINFHEVTSCGTNTAVSLPCMFAPIGKGNYDERYIKSHESLLDVLKHAGYQVAWIDNQSGCKGVCDGVEHYAPSPEAYPTLCDEHDCRDGVLVEELKQRLASVTDDTVIVLHTLGNHGPSYFQRYPEDFRAFTPTCEEADLAQCSQASIVNSYDNAILYTDSVLDELIGVLEQQRSLATAMLYVSDHGESLGENGLYLHGLPYAIAPDEQTRVPMTWWSSPAFDQTAGLERDCLAEQATQPVSHDNLFHSLLGVLGVESDVRDPRLDISQECHATMG, encoded by the coding sequence ATGCCTGAGTCGACCTTCCTGTCGCGTCTGAGCCGGGCCACCCGGCGCCCGAGGCTGCCTGTCCTGTCCCCCCAGGCGCTCACCCTGCTGGCCTGCCTGGCCTTCACGCTGTTCTACAACCAGCGGTTCTGGTCGGCGGTGATGGCCGCCGCGCCCCCCGCCGGCCTCGCCGACTGGGGGCAGATCGCCGGCTACGGCGTGGTCATGACCGCGCTGCAACTGGTGGTCTTCCTGCCACTGGTAAACCGGTTAAGCGTCAAGCCGCTGCTGTCGCTGCTTGTGCTGATCGCGGCCGCGGTCAGTTACTTCACCGGCCACTACGGGACCTACTTCGACACCCACATGATCGACAACGTGCTGCAGACCGATACCCGGGAGGCCGGCGAGCTGCTGACCCCGGGACTGGCGCTCTACCTGCTGGTCTTCGCCGGGCTGCCGGCGCTGTTGATCTGGCGCTGGCCGCTGCGGCAGCGCAGCTGGCAGCGTGGGCTCGGCATGTCACTGCTGTGGCTGGCCGGTGGCGTCGGCGTGCTGGCGGTGTCGCTGCTGCTCTCCTTCCAGAGCCTGTCGTCGCTGATGCGCAACCACCACGAAATGCGCTTTCTGGTCACGCCGGGCAACGCCCTCGTCTCCACCGGCCAGGTGATGGCGGCCTCGGGGCCGCTACCGGAGGAGCGCCTGCCGATCGGCGAGGATGCCCACCGCCAGGCCAGCGCCACCGGCACGCCGCGCCTGCTGGTGATGGTCGTCGGCGAGACCGTGCGCGCCGCCGACTGGGGGCTGTCCGGCTACTCGCGCCAGACCACGCCGCGCCTGGCGAGCCGCGACGTCATCAACTTCCACGAGGTGACGAGCTGCGGCACCAATACCGCCGTCTCGCTGCCCTGCATGTTCGCGCCCATCGGCAAGGGCAACTACGACGAGCGCTATATCAAGAGCCACGAGTCGCTGCTGGACGTGCTCAAGCACGCGGGCTACCAGGTGGCCTGGATCGACAACCAGTCAGGCTGCAAGGGCGTCTGCGACGGGGTCGAGCACTACGCCCCGTCGCCGGAGGCCTATCCGACGCTGTGCGACGAGCATGACTGCCGGGACGGCGTGCTGGTCGAGGAGCTCAAGCAGCGGCTGGCGTCTGTGACGGACGATACGGTGATCGTGCTGCACACCCTCGGCAACCACGGCCCGAGCTACTTCCAGCGCTATCCCGAGGACTTCCGGGCCTTCACGCCCACCTGCGAGGAGGCCGACCTGGCCCAGTGCTCCCAAGCGTCGATCGTCAACAGCTACGACAATGCGATCCTCTATACCGACAGCGTGCTGGACGAGCTCATCGGCGTGCTGGAGCAGCAGCGCTCGCTGGCCACGGCGATGCTGTATGTCTCCGACCATGGCGAGTCGCTGGGCGAGAACGGCCTCTATCTGCATGGCCTGCCCTACGCCATCGCCCCGGACGAACAGACCCGGGTCCCCATGACCTGGTGGTCATCGCCGGCGTTCGACCAGACCGCCGGGCTCGAGCGCGACTGCCTGGCCGAACAGGCCACCCAGCCGGTGAGCCATGACAACCTCTTCCACAGCCTGCTCGGCGTGCTGGGGGTCGAGAGCGACGTCCGGGATCCGCGCCTGGACATCAGCCAGGAGTGTCACGCCACGATGGGCTGA
- a CDS encoding CopG family transcriptional regulator, protein MEKKTARLTLLIDPHKKRAFEQLCAAQDLTPSQVVRQMIRDYLRDHGVAYETGPDQATREAPGRE, encoded by the coding sequence ATGGAAAAGAAGACAGCACGCTTGACCCTGCTCATCGACCCGCACAAGAAGCGGGCCTTCGAGCAGCTGTGTGCGGCCCAGGACCTGACCCCCTCCCAGGTGGTGCGACAGATGATCCGCGATTACCTGCGCGATCACGGCGTGGCGTACGAGACGGGCCCCGACCAGGCCACCCGGGAGGCCCCGGGACGGGAGTGA
- the dauA gene encoding C4-dicarboxylic acid transporter DauA: MARHRPSPTRPGIAVGLRAAWRDGYGLADLRRDILAGLTVGTVAVPLSMALAIATGVPPQHGLYTAIVAGALIALTGGSRFNVSGPTAAFVVILFPIVQQYGLGGLLIASMMAGAILVVLGITGMGRLIQYVPYPVVLGFTAGIAVVIAVLQLPDFLGLQVGQLGEHFVDNLGRIAVSLPTLDPLELGIGAFTLGILLLWPRLGLPIPAPLVGLVAGALAAYGANLWLAGSGAEVETIASRFIWTAEGETGGGIPPIAPSLVAPWRLPGADGEPLVLDFALLSALLGPAFAIAMLGAIESLLCAVVSDGLTRTRHDPNAELIGQGLGNIVAPLFGGITATAAIARTATSIRSGARSPIAAVVHALVVLLAVVALAGLLGMVPMAALAALLFIVAWNMSEARHFLHTLRSAPPGDVAILLTCFTLTVLFDMVLAVGVGIGLAAALFIRRMSLLTETQRVDSGPHAGIDALPGEVALYDIDGPLFFGAAEKALTSLHLVDPQVRVVILDMHDVPSMDGTAIVALQALIEEMHRGGISLVLVGLPTRILVKLRRAGIRRTAGRLTWCRDLAHARGVALRWLA; this comes from the coding sequence ATGGCACGCCACCGACCGTCTCCGACCCGTCCCGGCATCGCCGTCGGCCTGCGCGCGGCCTGGCGAGACGGCTACGGCCTGGCCGATCTGCGCCGCGACATCCTGGCCGGCCTGACCGTCGGCACCGTGGCCGTGCCGCTCTCCATGGCCCTCGCGATCGCCACCGGCGTGCCCCCCCAGCACGGGCTCTACACGGCGATCGTGGCCGGCGCCCTCATCGCGCTGACCGGCGGCTCACGCTTCAATGTCTCGGGCCCGACGGCGGCCTTCGTCGTCATCCTCTTCCCCATCGTCCAGCAGTACGGCCTGGGCGGCCTTTTGATCGCCTCGATGATGGCCGGCGCGATCCTGGTGGTCCTCGGCATCACCGGCATGGGTCGCCTCATCCAGTACGTGCCCTATCCGGTGGTGCTCGGCTTCACGGCGGGGATCGCGGTGGTGATCGCGGTGCTGCAGCTGCCCGACTTCCTGGGGCTTCAGGTCGGCCAGCTGGGGGAGCACTTCGTCGACAACCTGGGGCGCATCGCCGTCTCGTTGCCGACCCTGGACCCGCTCGAACTGGGGATCGGCGCCTTCACCCTGGGCATCCTGCTGCTCTGGCCGCGCCTGGGGCTGCCCATCCCCGCGCCGCTGGTGGGCCTGGTGGCCGGGGCCCTGGCCGCCTACGGGGCCAACCTCTGGCTGGCCGGATCGGGCGCGGAGGTGGAGACCATCGCCTCGCGCTTCATCTGGACGGCAGAGGGCGAGACGGGCGGCGGCATCCCGCCGATCGCGCCGAGCCTGGTGGCGCCCTGGCGGCTGCCCGGGGCGGATGGCGAGCCCCTGGTGCTGGACTTCGCGCTGCTGAGCGCCCTGCTGGGGCCCGCCTTCGCCATCGCCATGCTGGGGGCGATCGAGTCGCTGCTGTGTGCGGTGGTGTCCGACGGCCTGACCCGCACCCGCCATGACCCCAACGCCGAGCTGATCGGCCAGGGGCTGGGCAACATCGTGGCGCCGCTGTTCGGCGGCATCACCGCCACGGCCGCCATCGCCCGGACCGCCACCAGCATCAGAAGCGGCGCCCGGTCGCCGATCGCGGCGGTGGTGCACGCGCTGGTGGTGCTGCTGGCGGTGGTGGCCCTGGCGGGCCTGCTGGGGATGGTGCCGATGGCCGCGCTGGCGGCGCTGCTGTTCATCGTCGCCTGGAACATGAGCGAGGCCCGCCACTTCCTGCACACCCTGCGCTCGGCCCCGCCAGGGGACGTGGCCATCCTGCTGACCTGCTTCACCCTGACCGTGCTCTTCGACATGGTGCTGGCGGTGGGCGTGGGCATCGGGCTGGCCGCCGCCCTGTTCATCCGGCGGATGTCGCTGCTGACCGAGACCCAGCGTGTCGACAGCGGGCCCCATGCCGGCATCGACGCGCTGCCCGGGGAGGTGGCCCTCTACGACATCGATGGCCCGCTGTTCTTCGGCGCCGCCGAGAAGGCGCTCACCTCGCTGCACCTGGTGGACCCGCAGGTACGGGTCGTGATCCTCGACATGCACGATGTGCCGAGCATGGATGGCACCGCCATCGTGGCCCTCCAGGCCCTGATCGAGGAGATGCACCGAGGGGGGATCTCGCTGGTACTGGTCGGCCTGCCGACGCGGATCCTCGTCAAGCTGCGCCGGGCGGGCATCCGCCGGACGGCCGGCCGGCTGACCTGGTGCCGGGACCTGGCACACGCCCGGGGAGTGGCCCTGCGCTGGCTCGCCTAG
- the thiM gene encoding hydroxyethylthiazole kinase, whose amino-acid sequence MHHIDPAAHLARVRETSPLVHNITNHVAMNSMANVLLAIGASPAMVHAREEAAEFTALAGALTINIGTLSPHWVDAMESSALAAGETGRPWVLDPVAVGATHYRRETGARLLALSPDVIRGNASEIIALAGQAGGGRGVDSTDPAEAALEAARRLAERTGGVVAVTGEMDLVTDGKRLARVRGGHPLMPRVTTLGCALTGVVGAFLAGTDRHFEATVAALAGYAVAGELAGEVARGPGSYAVAFLDALYHLDAEALAQRARLEVSDAP is encoded by the coding sequence ATGCATCACATCGATCCCGCCGCGCACCTGGCCCGGGTGCGCGAGACCAGCCCGCTGGTCCACAACATCACCAACCATGTGGCCATGAACAGCATGGCCAACGTGCTGCTGGCCATCGGCGCCTCGCCGGCCATGGTCCACGCCCGCGAGGAGGCCGCCGAGTTCACCGCCCTGGCCGGCGCCCTGACGATCAACATCGGCACCCTCTCGCCCCACTGGGTCGACGCCATGGAGTCCTCGGCGCTGGCGGCCGGGGAGACGGGACGCCCCTGGGTGCTGGACCCGGTGGCGGTGGGCGCCACGCACTACCGCCGGGAGACCGGCGCGCGGCTGCTGGCGCTCTCGCCGGACGTGATTCGCGGCAATGCCTCGGAGATCATCGCCCTGGCGGGACAGGCCGGCGGCGGCCGCGGCGTGGACAGCACCGACCCCGCCGAGGCTGCCCTCGAGGCCGCCCGCCGGCTGGCCGAGCGCACGGGCGGCGTGGTGGCCGTGACCGGCGAGATGGATCTGGTCACCGACGGCAAACGCCTCGCCCGTGTCCGGGGCGGGCACCCGCTGATGCCGAGGGTCACCACCCTGGGCTGCGCCCTGACCGGCGTCGTGGGGGCCTTCCTGGCCGGCACGGACCGGCATTTCGAGGCGACGGTGGCGGCGCTCGCCGGCTATGCCGTAGCCGGGGAACTCGCCGGCGAGGTGGCACGGGGCCCGGGCAGCTACGCAGTGGCCTTCCTCGATGCGCTCTACCACCTGGACGCCGAGGCCCTGGCACAGCGGGCCCGCCTGGAGGTCTCCGATGCCCCTTGA
- the thiE gene encoding thiamine phosphate synthase, which produces MPLDLSLYLVTDRELCAEQGLVQTVVAAVRGGVTLVQLRDKHASDAELIDQARRLKAALAGTGVALIINDRLEVALASGADGLHIGQDDGDVAQARAALGPHAILGLSVQTREQLARLDPSALNYLGLGPVFATPSKRDHAEPLGFEGLAELAAASPLPGVAIGGLKAEHVLPTRQAGAQGLAVISAICGTPDPEAAARAFTRPPRH; this is translated from the coding sequence ATGCCCCTTGATCTCTCGCTCTATCTCGTCACCGACCGTGAACTCTGCGCCGAGCAGGGCCTGGTGCAGACCGTGGTCGCCGCGGTCCGTGGCGGCGTCACCCTGGTGCAGCTGCGTGACAAGCACGCCAGTGACGCCGAACTGATCGACCAGGCGCGCCGCCTCAAGGCCGCCCTGGCCGGCACGGGCGTGGCCCTGATCATCAACGACCGGCTGGAGGTGGCGCTCGCCTCGGGCGCCGACGGGCTGCACATCGGCCAGGATGACGGCGACGTGGCCCAGGCCCGGGCCGCCCTGGGCCCTCACGCGATCCTCGGGCTCTCGGTGCAGACCCGCGAGCAGCTCGCCCGACTCGACCCGAGCGCCCTGAACTACCTGGGCCTCGGGCCGGTGTTCGCCACCCCCAGCAAGCGCGACCATGCCGAGCCGCTCGGCTTCGAGGGCCTGGCCGAGCTGGCGGCCGCGAGCCCCCTGCCCGGCGTGGCCATCGGCGGCCTCAAGGCCGAGCATGTCCTCCCGACGCGCCAGGCCGGTGCCCAGGGCCTCGCCGTGATCTCGGCGATCTGCGGCACCCCGGACCCCGAGGCAGCGGCGCGGGCCTTTACGCGGCCGCCTCGCCACTGA
- a CDS encoding cytochrome b/b6 domain-containing protein translates to MSGKTGSKRVRVWDPLVRIVHWSLVAGFLANYFLTEEGETWHQWIGYGVVALIGVRILWGFVGPWSARWRSFWPTPRRLRASLRSEESVGAGDAASDEPGITHTPLGAVMMLTLLALLLGLGTTGYMMEETDLFWGVGWVEEAHELMANAILVLIPLHVIGAILESRKRQDNLIAGMLHGYHRHPGHPRSDV, encoded by the coding sequence ATGAGCGGCAAGACAGGTAGCAAGCGGGTCCGCGTCTGGGACCCGCTGGTTCGGATCGTGCACTGGTCGCTGGTGGCCGGCTTCCTGGCCAACTACTTCCTCACCGAGGAGGGCGAGACCTGGCACCAGTGGATCGGCTATGGCGTGGTGGCGCTGATCGGTGTGCGCATCCTCTGGGGGTTCGTCGGCCCCTGGTCGGCACGCTGGCGCAGCTTCTGGCCGACCCCCCGACGCCTGCGCGCCTCGCTCCGATCGGAGGAGTCCGTCGGTGCCGGCGATGCCGCCTCAGACGAGCCCGGCATCACCCACACCCCTTTGGGGGCGGTCATGATGCTGACGCTGCTGGCCCTGTTGCTGGGGCTGGGGACCACCGGCTACATGATGGAGGAGACCGACCTCTTCTGGGGGGTCGGCTGGGTCGAGGAGGCCCATGAGCTGATGGCCAACGCCATCCTCGTCCTCATCCCGCTGCATGTCATCGGCGCGATCCTCGAGAGCCGCAAGCGGCAGGACAACCTGATCGCCGGCATGCTGCATGGCTACCACCGACACCCGGGGCATCCGCGCTCGGACGTCTGA